A part of Haladaptatus sp. R4 genomic DNA contains:
- the dgoD gene encoding galactonate dehydratase yields the protein MRITDYELFAVPPRWLFLRIETSDGLVGWGEPVVEGRVKTVRGAVEELMDDYLVGEDPMPVEDHWQRLYRGGFYRGGPVLMSAIAGIDQALWDIRGKAFGAPVYDLLGGPVRDRVRVYQWVGGDRPAGVAEAAREKVDAGFTALKMNATPELRRIDTPAAVDSVGERLETVREEVGPDVDIGVDFHGRVAKSMAKRLADVLEPHDPFFIEEPVLPEQNEFLPQLAAHTSIPIATGERMYSRWDFKEVFESGAVDVIQPDLSHAGGITETHKIASMAEAYDVALAPHCPLGPVALASCLQVDACSPNALIQEQSLDIHYNEGGDVLDYLADPSVFDYEDGYVSLPGAPGLGVEPDEETLRERAGHDDWHNPVWRHDDGSVAEW from the coding sequence ATGCGAATTACGGACTACGAACTGTTCGCCGTCCCGCCGCGTTGGCTGTTCCTTCGAATCGAGACGAGTGACGGACTCGTCGGTTGGGGTGAACCCGTCGTCGAGGGCCGTGTGAAGACGGTCCGCGGCGCGGTCGAGGAACTGATGGACGACTACTTGGTCGGCGAGGATCCGATGCCGGTCGAGGATCACTGGCAACGACTGTATCGTGGCGGATTCTACCGCGGCGGTCCCGTTCTGATGAGCGCCATCGCGGGAATCGATCAAGCGCTGTGGGACATCCGTGGAAAGGCGTTCGGCGCGCCGGTGTACGACTTGCTCGGCGGCCCGGTCCGCGACCGGGTACGCGTCTACCAGTGGGTCGGCGGCGACCGCCCGGCGGGCGTCGCCGAGGCCGCTCGCGAGAAGGTGGACGCCGGATTCACGGCGCTGAAGATGAACGCGACGCCCGAACTCCGTCGAATCGACACGCCCGCGGCGGTCGATTCGGTCGGCGAGCGACTTGAGACGGTTCGAGAGGAAGTCGGCCCGGACGTGGACATCGGCGTCGACTTCCACGGGCGCGTGGCGAAGTCGATGGCGAAGCGACTCGCCGACGTCCTCGAACCGCACGACCCGTTCTTCATCGAGGAACCGGTGCTTCCGGAACAGAACGAGTTCCTCCCACAACTCGCGGCTCACACGTCGATTCCGATCGCGACGGGCGAGCGGATGTACTCCCGTTGGGATTTCAAGGAGGTGTTCGAATCGGGCGCAGTGGACGTGATTCAACCCGACCTCTCGCACGCGGGCGGAATCACGGAAACGCACAAAATCGCGTCGATGGCCGAGGCCTACGACGTGGCGCTCGCGCCACACTGTCCGCTCGGCCCGGTCGCACTCGCGTCCTGTCTACAGGTCGATGCCTGCTCGCCGAACGCGTTGATTCAGGAACAGAGCCTCGACATCCACTACAACGAGGGCGGCGACGTGCTCGATTATCTGGCCGACCCCAGCGTCTTCGACTACGAGGACGGGTACGTCTCGCTCCCCGGCGCCCCCGGATTGGGCGTCGAACCGGACGAGGAAACCCTGCGCGAGCGCGCCGGTCACGACGACTGGCACAACCCAGTCTGGCGACACGATGACGGCAGCGTCGCGGAGTGGTGA
- a CDS encoding orc1/cdc6 family replication initiation protein, with amino-acid sequence MNQSRGNEPNQSQLRTDGGEGFDVAREIFEQEDNIFSNKGLLEIDHVPSADRIVGRDDEIRMLAEELRSAVNGHSPENVIIYGKTGTGKSLVSRHVTTRAKELAKDGVSIGTAYVDCSTHSTETQAVSTLARHYNQPDVTQLRVPETGLSTAAYYERLWTVLDSQYDVAIIILDEADLMTDDSILMKLSRAGESGSTSCRIGVIAISNKIEWADDLNERVKSSLQPKEMAFQPYDATQLEQIMENRKDAFQSDVLTSDVIPLCAAFAAQDFGDARKAIDILRHSGNLAYKQDAEQVTEAHVREARTEAEKDRFKELIEGVPQQAKAVLLALSILTNNSAQDEFATQLVYRQYSNICRTIDLDTLSERRFRDILKEQAFLGLIDIQKENRGRSGGINLLNRLVEDSDLVYDILIDDNRFSELNDNLDQRRVQDW; translated from the coding sequence ATGAACCAGTCTCGTGGTAACGAGCCAAACCAATCCCAGCTACGAACAGATGGTGGTGAGGGGTTCGACGTTGCTCGTGAAATTTTCGAGCAAGAAGATAACATCTTTTCAAATAAGGGCTTGCTCGAAATCGATCACGTCCCAAGTGCCGACCGGATCGTCGGCCGAGATGACGAAATTCGAATGTTAGCGGAAGAACTGCGAAGTGCCGTCAATGGGCACTCACCTGAAAACGTAATTATCTACGGGAAAACGGGAACAGGGAAATCACTGGTTTCGCGCCACGTCACAACCCGTGCAAAGGAGTTAGCGAAAGACGGGGTCAGTATTGGCACAGCATACGTCGATTGTTCAACCCATAGCACCGAGACACAAGCAGTTTCGACCCTTGCGCGCCATTACAACCAACCGGATGTAACACAGCTTCGAGTTCCTGAAACTGGTCTCTCTACTGCTGCCTACTATGAGCGACTCTGGACAGTCTTGGATTCCCAATATGACGTTGCCATCATCATCCTCGACGAAGCAGATTTGATGACTGACGATAGCATATTGATGAAACTGTCTAGAGCCGGTGAATCCGGTAGCACATCCTGTCGTATCGGAGTTATCGCGATCAGTAACAAGATCGAATGGGCAGATGATCTGAACGAACGAGTAAAGTCGAGTCTGCAGCCAAAGGAGATGGCCTTCCAACCGTATGACGCCACTCAGTTGGAGCAGATCATGGAAAACCGGAAAGACGCATTCCAATCCGATGTATTAACGAGCGACGTTATCCCGCTCTGTGCGGCTTTTGCGGCTCAGGACTTCGGTGATGCACGAAAGGCAATTGACATCCTTCGTCATTCGGGCAATTTAGCATATAAGCAGGATGCAGAGCAGGTAACTGAAGCGCATGTCCGAGAGGCGCGTACTGAAGCAGAAAAGGATCGCTTCAAGGAACTTATCGAGGGGGTTCCACAACAAGCAAAAGCAGTGCTCTTAGCACTCTCTATTCTCACAAACAACTCGGCACAAGACGAATTCGCCACACAACTCGTCTACCGCCAGTATTCGAATATTTGCAGGACAATCGATTTAGACACACTCTCCGAGCGGCGCTTCCGTGATATCTTGAAAGAGCAAGCATTTCTCGGCCTTATCGACATCCAAAAGGAGAATCGAGGTCGTTCCGGTGGCATCAATCTCCTCAATCGGCTTGTCGAAGATTCTGACCTCGTGTACGATATCCTTATCGACGATAACCGATTTTCCGAACTGAATGATAATCTCGACCAACGCCGTGTCCAAGACTGGTGA
- a CDS encoding glycyl aminopeptidase: MGSVGLVTGRTVVLLLVLSLVAGTFAPQATAQSSGGQSSSGPPSVSISIERHASQSGTVRYHLDFETPDDGSHFWLINYTGNVVSSDGFVSDQTGNGNHALRWDGETDSPSMTITTSVHSGSGREFAATDDWALAPTPRMSVAWESTAADDWSYFHPLQDDYPDRSVSFADSGVLGSAFTYVGKYHERVRHADGQRFRMIVAADASPAESPKSIFNSLSAASKRIPGQPPDDVLMFVLPDPIWRGGYSSPKYGELWVHEDARLDDPQNLWLHEYFHTRQSFELSDKMEWFREASAAYFASDLAMKEDETSKSAVVGTLSSKSYDASTLSKPNTWADREVPYYRGALTLWALDEKIQQATDGHRSLMDVFHRMNEHDGTVTYADFRNIVADVAGRSMTPWLNKHVTTTSKLRLQDLKQANDAGSNVGDGDGSQKDVGADKQSGGMSGIHSPAKTGNLPSTLVFWGGLGLVSLVFGLTVAQYASGLVSRFRGGRGK, encoded by the coding sequence ATGGGGTCTGTGGGTCTGGTTACCGGGAGGACAGTCGTATTACTACTCGTGCTGTCGCTCGTCGCTGGCACGTTCGCTCCGCAAGCGACGGCACAATCGTCGGGCGGACAGTCGTCGAGCGGGCCGCCGTCCGTTTCGATTTCCATCGAGCGGCACGCGTCCCAATCCGGCACCGTTCGCTATCATCTCGATTTCGAGACACCCGACGACGGGAGCCACTTTTGGCTCATCAATTACACCGGAAACGTGGTGTCCTCGGATGGGTTCGTCAGCGACCAAACGGGGAACGGAAACCACGCACTCCGTTGGGACGGCGAGACTGACTCCCCGTCGATGACGATCACCACGAGTGTTCACTCCGGAAGCGGTCGCGAGTTCGCGGCGACCGACGACTGGGCGCTCGCACCGACGCCGAGGATGTCGGTCGCGTGGGAATCCACGGCCGCCGACGACTGGAGCTATTTTCACCCCCTCCAGGACGACTATCCGGATCGGAGCGTTTCGTTCGCCGATTCCGGCGTTCTCGGGTCGGCGTTCACGTACGTCGGAAAGTACCACGAACGCGTCCGTCACGCGGACGGGCAACGATTTCGGATGATCGTCGCGGCCGATGCGTCTCCAGCCGAGTCCCCCAAGTCGATTTTCAACTCGCTCAGCGCGGCGAGCAAACGGATTCCCGGCCAGCCCCCGGACGACGTACTGATGTTCGTCCTCCCCGACCCGATTTGGCGCGGTGGGTACTCCTCGCCGAAGTACGGCGAACTATGGGTACACGAAGACGCCCGCCTCGACGATCCACAGAATCTCTGGTTACACGAGTATTTCCACACGCGACAGTCGTTCGAACTGAGCGATAAGATGGAGTGGTTTCGGGAGGCCAGCGCCGCCTACTTCGCGTCGGATCTGGCGATGAAGGAGGACGAAACCTCGAAATCCGCCGTTGTCGGAACGCTCTCGTCGAAATCGTACGACGCATCGACGCTCTCGAAACCGAACACGTGGGCCGACCGTGAGGTCCCGTACTATCGCGGGGCGCTCACCTTGTGGGCCCTCGACGAAAAGATACAGCAGGCGACCGACGGGCATCGTAGCCTGATGGACGTATTTCACCGGATGAACGAACACGATGGGACGGTCACGTACGCCGATTTCCGGAATATCGTCGCCGACGTGGCCGGACGGTCGATGACACCGTGGTTGAACAAGCACGTCACGACGACCTCGAAACTACGCCTGCAGGATCTCAAACAGGCGAACGATGCGGGATCGAACGTCGGCGATGGTGATGGGTCACAGAAGGATGTGGGCGCGGACAAACAGTCCGGCGGTATGAGCGGAATTCATTCCCCAGCAAAGACGGGTAACCTACCTTCGACGCTCGTTTTCTGGGGAGGACTCGGTCTCGTCAGTTTGGTGTTCGGACTGACGGTGGCGCAGTACGCATCCGGTCTGGTGTCCCGGTTCCGCGGTGGAAGGGGGAAGTAA
- a CDS encoding NAD+ synthase, whose protein sequence is MHRVALVQSNYTVGDIEDNERKIKDGIRRAREENADLVVFSELALVGYPPQDLVKRESFIETQLAALDRIAEEATDITAIVGFVARNADEYGKGVQNAVAICRDGTVVGRTEKRLLPTYDVFDEDRFFEPATSQPLHTLGDGTELGVSICEDAWNEPDVWERPEYDEDPIEDLVTAGADLLVNSSASPFYGGKGEFREQLFGAHASDHGKWLVFVNQVGANDELIFDGRSFVVAPDGTIACRLATFEEDFAVYDVPLDAESPATVNIAPEPPVGAAEIRSALALGIRDYVHKTGFEDVLVGLSGGIDSSLTAALAVDALGQESVLGVAMPTRYTSDESEIDARELADNLDIDFLDIPIEDTFESFEAELAPVLDEEPSVTEENVQARIRATTLMAIANEQGRLLLATSNRSELAIGYTTLYGDMCGSLAPIADCPKTFVYELANRMNASETTIPERVIEKPPSAELRADQTDEDDLPPYEVLDSILAGYVDEGLTADELVESGYDHETVRRVLSMLHRSEYKRFQAAPVLKVSPKAFGVGWRYPLAAKYESTLPE, encoded by the coding sequence ATGCATCGGGTCGCACTGGTACAATCGAACTACACCGTCGGGGATATCGAGGACAACGAACGGAAGATCAAGGACGGAATCCGTCGAGCACGCGAGGAGAACGCCGACCTGGTCGTGTTCTCGGAACTCGCGCTCGTCGGCTATCCTCCCCAGGACCTCGTAAAACGCGAGTCGTTCATCGAAACACAGCTTGCCGCGCTCGACCGAATCGCCGAGGAAGCGACGGACATCACGGCCATCGTCGGGTTCGTCGCGCGGAACGCCGACGAGTACGGAAAAGGGGTGCAAAACGCGGTGGCGATATGCCGCGATGGAACGGTCGTCGGTCGGACCGAGAAACGGCTTCTCCCGACGTACGACGTGTTCGACGAGGACCGATTTTTCGAGCCCGCGACGAGCCAACCGCTCCACACGCTCGGCGACGGAACCGAACTCGGCGTCAGTATCTGTGAGGACGCGTGGAACGAACCCGACGTGTGGGAGCGCCCGGAGTACGACGAGGACCCCATCGAAGACCTCGTGACGGCGGGCGCTGATCTGCTCGTAAACAGCTCCGCCAGTCCGTTTTACGGCGGGAAAGGCGAATTTCGGGAGCAACTGTTCGGTGCACACGCCAGCGACCACGGCAAGTGGCTGGTCTTCGTGAACCAGGTCGGTGCGAACGACGAACTCATCTTCGACGGCCGTTCGTTCGTCGTCGCACCCGACGGGACGATAGCATGCCGACTCGCGACCTTCGAGGAGGATTTCGCGGTCTACGACGTCCCGCTCGACGCCGAATCCCCTGCGACGGTAAACATCGCCCCCGAACCCCCGGTTGGAGCGGCGGAGATCCGGTCGGCACTCGCACTCGGGATCAGGGATTACGTCCACAAAACGGGGTTCGAGGACGTTCTCGTCGGACTTTCGGGTGGGATCGACTCCTCGCTGACGGCCGCGCTGGCCGTCGATGCGCTCGGTCAGGAGAGCGTCCTCGGTGTCGCCATGCCGACCAGATACACCAGCGACGAGAGTGAAATCGACGCCCGCGAACTCGCCGACAACCTCGATATCGACTTCCTCGACATACCGATAGAGGACACCTTCGAGTCGTTCGAGGCGGAGTTGGCACCGGTTCTCGACGAGGAACCGAGCGTCACGGAGGAGAACGTCCAAGCACGAATTCGAGCGACGACACTGATGGCCATCGCGAACGAACAGGGCCGTCTCCTCCTCGCGACCAGTAATCGGAGCGAACTCGCCATCGGGTACACCACCCTCTACGGCGATATGTGTGGGTCACTCGCTCCGATAGCGGACTGCCCGAAAACGTTCGTCTACGAGCTCGCAAATCGGATGAACGCATCCGAGACGACCATCCCCGAACGCGTCATCGAAAAACCGCCCTCCGCGGAACTTCGGGCGGATCAAACCGACGAGGACGACCTTCCACCGTACGAAGTTCTCGATTCGATTCTAGCGGGGTACGTTGACGAAGGGCTGACCGCCGACGAACTGGTCGAATCGGGATACGACCACGAAACGGTTCGTCGGGTACTTTCGATGCTACATCGATCCGAGTACAAACGGTTTCAGGCCGCTCCCGTGCTCAAGGTATCTCCGAAAGCGTTCGGCGTGGGATGGCGATACCCGCTCGCGGCGAAGTACGAAAGCACCCTCCCGGAGTGA